Below is a genomic region from Paraburkholderia sp. BL10I2N1.
TCGTTTACCTCAGTGTCGCTCGACCCGGCGCTGATCCTCGTTTGCATTGCGAAGACGGCGTCGAGCCATCCGGTGTTTTCCCAGACCCAGCGCTTCGCGGTCAGCGTGCTTGCGGAAGATCAGCGGCCCGTGTCGGGCGTGTTCGCGTCGAAGGCCGCCGACAAGTTCGCGCAGGTTGCGTGGCATGTCCGTCGCACCGGCAGCCCGGTGATGGATGGCGCCGCTGCGAGCTTCGACTGCGAGACCCATCAGGTGGTGGATGCAGGAGACCACATCATCCTGCTTGGCCGGGTCGTGGACTTCGCGCACTCCAGTGCCACACCGCTCGGTTATTGCCGTGGCGCGTATGTGGACTTCAGCCTGTCGCAGGACGCCCTGGCTGCAACCGGGCAGCGTGCGCAGGTTGGCGCGATTCTCGAGCATCCGGAGGGACTCGTTTTGATCAGAACGGCGGCAGGGTTGCAATTGCCGACCGGCACGCGGCTCGAACCGCTTTCCGACGCGGGGAGTCTGCGCGGTGTGCTCGGTGGCTGTCACCTGAACGCGAATCTGGATTTTCTGTTCGCGGTGTTTGAAGCGAAAGGCGTAACGAACATTTATTATCGCGGGCGCGTAGTGGACGATGGCCCCGTGGGCACAGATGTTTGCTATGTGCCGCTCAACGCCATACCGTGGGACGAGATTCGCGATCCGGCCGTTCAGTCCATGCTGCGCCGTTATGTGAAGGAACGCACCGAGGACGCGTTCGGCATCTATGTCGGCGATGTCGAAACGGGCACTGTACAGTCGCTTGTTTCAAATGCGTGAACGATGTGGCGGCTTCGGTCGTAACAGCCGCCACATCGCGCGTTTAGCCTTGCTTGATGGTTGTGATCTCGAACAGGCTCGTCGAGCCCGGCGAGAGACGTGTGTGGATGATGCATCTTCCGCGTGATTCGGTTGCGGTGAAAACCGTGAAGCTACATATTCGAATAGTTCGGTCCGCCGCCGCCTTCCGGCGTGACCCACACGATATTCTGCGTCGGGTCCTTGATGTCACAGGTCTTGCAGTGCACGCAGTTCTGCGCGTTGATCACGAGGCGTTCGCTGCTGTCCTCGTTCTTCACGAACTCGTACACGGCTGCCGGGCAGTAGCGGCTTTCCGGTCCTGCGTACGTCTGCAGGTTCACGTTCACCGGCACTGAGGCGTCTTTCAGCGTCAGGTGCGCCGGCTGGTTCTCTTCATGATTCGTGTTCGAGATGAACACCGACGACAGCCGGTCGAACGTCAGCTTGCCGTCCGGCTTCGGATAGTCGATCGGCTTGCACTGCGAAGCGGGCCTGAGCATCTCGTGATCCCAGTGCTGGTGATGCAGCGTCCACGGCACGTTGCCGCCCAGCAGCTTCTGCTCCAGTCCGACCATCACGGTGCCTAGATACAGGCCCTTGCTCATCCACTGCTTGAAGTTGCGCGCGCGGTACAGCTCGGTGTGCAGCCACGACTGTTTGAACGCTTGCGGATAGGCGGCCAGTTCGTCCGCCTGACGGCCGGCCTGGACCGCGTCGAAGGCCGCATCGGCGACCAGCATGCCGGTTTTGATCGCGGCGTGACTGCCCTTGATGCGCGAGGCGTTCAGGAACCCCGCATCGTCACCCACGAGCGCCCCGCCCGGGAACACGAGCTTGGGCAGCGACATCAGGCCACCGGCGGTAATGGCCCGCGCCCCGTACGACACCCGCTTGCCGCCTTCGAGGAACGTGCGGATCGACGGATGCGTCTTGTAGCGCTGGAATTCCTCGAACGGCGACAGGTACGGATTGGAATACCCGAGCCCGACGACAAAGCCCACCATCACCTGGTTGTTGTCGATGTGATAGAGGAACGAGCCGCCGTAGGTGTCGCTTTCCAGCGGCCAGCCGGCGGTGTGGATCACCAGCCCCGGCCTGTGCTTCGCCGGATCGATTTCCCACAACTCCTTGATGCCGATGCCGTAGACCTGCGGATCGACACCGTCGCGCAGTTTGAATCTGTCATGCAGCTGGCGGCCCAGATGGCCGCGCGCGCCTTCGCAGAACAGCGTGTATCTGGCGCGCAGCTCCATGCCGAGCTGGAAGTTTTCGGTCGGCTCGCCGTCCTTGCCGATGCCCAGATTGCCGGTCGCCACGCCTTTGACCGAGCCGTCATCGTTGTAC
It encodes:
- a CDS encoding flavin reductase family protein — translated: MSESAFDVVEFRRALGAFVTGVTVVTTIQPDGSPRGFTANSFTSVSLDPALILVCIAKTASSHPVFSQTQRFAVSVLAEDQRPVSGVFASKAADKFAQVAWHVRRTGSPVMDGAAASFDCETHQVVDAGDHIILLGRVVDFAHSSATPLGYCRGAYVDFSLSQDALAATGQRAQVGAILEHPEGLVLIRTAAGLQLPTGTRLEPLSDAGSLRGVLGGCHLNANLDFLFAVFEAKGVTNIYYRGRVVDDGPVGTDVCYVPLNAIPWDEIRDPAVQSMLRRYVKERTEDAFGIYVGDVETGTVQSLVSNA
- a CDS encoding electron transfer flavoprotein-ubiquinone oxidoreductase gives rise to the protein MQSDTLIEQYGPRESMEYDVVIVGGGPAGLSAAIRLKQRAQEKGVEFGVCVLEKGSEIGAHILSGAVMDPRALNELIPDWKEKGAPLDVPVTEDRFLFLSATGAKSVPHWLLPDNFRNEGNYVISLANVTRWLGQQAEALGVEIFPGFPAAEVLYNDDGSVKGVATGNLGIGKDGEPTENFQLGMELRARYTLFCEGARGHLGRQLHDRFKLRDGVDPQVYGIGIKELWEIDPAKHRPGLVIHTAGWPLESDTYGGSFLYHIDNNQVMVGFVVGLGYSNPYLSPFEEFQRYKTHPSIRTFLEGGKRVSYGARAITAGGLMSLPKLVFPGGALVGDDAGFLNASRIKGSHAAIKTGMLVADAAFDAVQAGRQADELAAYPQAFKQSWLHTELYRARNFKQWMSKGLYLGTVMVGLEQKLLGGNVPWTLHHQHWDHEMLRPASQCKPIDYPKPDGKLTFDRLSSVFISNTNHEENQPAHLTLKDASVPVNVNLQTYAGPESRYCPAAVYEFVKNEDSSERLVINAQNCVHCKTCDIKDPTQNIVWVTPEGGGGPNYSNM